In Anomaloglossus baeobatrachus isolate aAnoBae1 chromosome 3, aAnoBae1.hap1, whole genome shotgun sequence, one genomic interval encodes:
- the LOC142295681 gene encoding uncharacterized protein LOC142295681 isoform X2: MTKEEPVSPPECSITNIDRMTKEEPLSPPGGSITNTERMTKEPESPPGGSITNTERMTKETMSPAEWSMTNTERLTKEEPVSPPGCSITNTESMTKEPVSPPECSITNTGRLTKEEPLSAPEGLITNTERMTKGEPVSPPECSITNTERLTKEEPVSPPGGSITNTERLTKEEPVSPPGGSEKPSDIKKESSLSKSDGGNQCFPVTNIAASSPSVSGIYNQHFSDFLIRISSSERKKICSKTGKKAKNRDCRRGGEKARFYLPPDDIILPA, from the exons ATGACtaaagaagagcctgtgtcacctccagagtgTTCCATAACCAATATTGACAGGATGACTAAAGAAGAGCCTTtgtcacctccagggggttccataaccaatactgagaggatgaccaaAGAGCCTGAGTCACCTCCAGGGGGTTctataaccaatactgagaggatgaccaaAGAGACTATGTCACCTGCAGAGTGGTCCATGACCAATACTGAGAGGTTGACCAAAGAAGaacctgtgtcacctccagggtgTTCTATAACCAATACTGAGAGTATGACcaaagagcctgtgtcacctccagagtgTTCCATAACCAATACTGGGAGGTTGACCAAAGAAGAGCCTTTGTCAGCTCCAGAGGGTTtaataaccaatactgagaggatgactaaaggagagcctgtgtcacctccagagtgttccataaccaatactgagaggttgaccaaagaagagcctgtgtcacctccagggggttccataaccaatactgagaggttgactaaagaagagcctgtgtcacctccagggggttccGAAAAACCCTCAGACAT AAAGAAAGAATCTTCACTTTCCAAATCTGATGGTGGGAATCAGTGTTTCCCTGTCACTAACATTGCGGCATCCTCGCCCTCCGTCTCAG GAATTTATAATCAACATTTTTCTGACTTTTTGATTAGAATCTCCAGTTCAGAAAGGAAGAAGATCTGCTCTAAAACtgggaaaaaagcaaaaaacagagACTGTAGAAGAGGGGGAGAGAAGGCGAG GTTCTATCTTCCGCCGGATGATATCATCCTGCCGGCGTAG
- the LOC142295681 gene encoding uncharacterized protein LOC142295681 isoform X1 — protein sequence MTKEEPVSPPECSITNIDRMTKEEPLSPPGGSITNTERMTKEPESPPGGSITNTERMTKETMSPAEWSMTNTERLTKEEPVSPPGCSITNTESMTKEPVSPPECSITNTGRLTKEEPLSAPEGLITNTERMTKGEPVSPPECSITNTERLTKEEPVSPPGGSITNTERLTKEEPVSPPGGSEKPSDIKKESSLSKSDGGNQCFPVTNIAASSPSVSESPVQKGRRSALKLGKKQKTETVEEGERRRGSIFRRMISSCRRRLSRAARAVRESCIFACCQRGSIVITENPLI from the exons ATGACtaaagaagagcctgtgtcacctccagagtgTTCCATAACCAATATTGACAGGATGACTAAAGAAGAGCCTTtgtcacctccagggggttccataaccaatactgagaggatgaccaaAGAGCCTGAGTCACCTCCAGGGGGTTctataaccaatactgagaggatgaccaaAGAGACTATGTCACCTGCAGAGTGGTCCATGACCAATACTGAGAGGTTGACCAAAGAAGaacctgtgtcacctccagggtgTTCTATAACCAATACTGAGAGTATGACcaaagagcctgtgtcacctccagagtgTTCCATAACCAATACTGGGAGGTTGACCAAAGAAGAGCCTTTGTCAGCTCCAGAGGGTTtaataaccaatactgagaggatgactaaaggagagcctgtgtcacctccagagtgttccataaccaatactgagaggttgaccaaagaagagcctgtgtcacctccagggggttccataaccaatactgagaggttgactaaagaagagcctgtgtcacctccagggggttccGAAAAACCCTCAGACAT AAAGAAAGAATCTTCACTTTCCAAATCTGATGGTGGGAATCAGTGTTTCCCTGTCACTAACATTGCGGCATCCTCGCCCTCCGTCTCAG AATCTCCAGTTCAGAAAGGAAGAAGATCTGCTCTAAAACtgggaaaaaagcaaaaaacagagACTGTAGAAGAGGGGGAGAGAAGGCGAG GTTCTATCTTCCGCCGGATGATATCATCCTGCCGGCGTAGATTATCCAGGGCTGCTCGCGCTGTCAGAGAAAGCTGCATTTTTGCCTGCTGTCAGCGGGGCTCCATAGTCATCACAGAAAACCCCCTCATCTAG